A genomic region of Metopolophium dirhodum isolate CAU chromosome 1, ASM1992520v1, whole genome shotgun sequence contains the following coding sequences:
- the LOC132934517 gene encoding GATA zinc finger domain-containing protein 14-like — protein MSGIHGKLQQTEQSNRQNTRNFQHVQTNFFKPEFYSGEPDECVNEFIENYNLISVANEWSDDKKIMYVPIYLKKSAKAFYQNYIINNPTPTWSHFELALKEYFISAGRTRMLKAKLTNRKLKLTETVSQFLADFQLLAHKVNPKMTDTEKIDLILEALPPDFYNPVALMNNNTHSDLQKNLRKVESAKATVNERNNTHNFDALKAEIESLNQKLVEQNAFVANQLSYNNNGYTNNNRNNFKRYNYNNNNNNKYQNYNTNRERNFNDSNNFKNNKFDRNNYYQSNENVNGKQHFNNRQFTGNQNRNTGFKNNNNFQQPHTMNNVNKSKFYNSLHQSYDNKKFNCSNQHYKPDNNMNNHNQSNHLPENTNQGPYSGQNNDSSNKKTFNNQKNM, from the exons ATGAGCGGCATACACGGCAAGCTTCAGCAAACTGAACAGTCAAATCGACAAAAT ACTAGAAATTTTCAACATGtccaaaccaatttttttaaacccgAATTTTATAGTGGCGAACCAGACGAATGTGTCAacgaatttattgaaaattataatttgatatctgTGGCTAATGAGTGGtctgatgataaaaaaataatgtatgtccCAATATATCTCAAAAAAAGCGCAAAGGCATTCtatcaaaattatatcataaataatccTACACCAACATGGAGTCATTTTGAACTAGCACTCAAGGAATATTTCATTTCAGCGGGGAGGACCAGAATGCTTAAAGCAAAATTAACaaacagaaaattaaaattaaccgaAACAGTTTCACAATTTCTAGCGGATTTCCAATTATTAGCCCATAAAGTTAACCCTAAAATGACGGACAcggaaaaaattgatttaatattggaAGCACTCCCACCCGATTTTTATAACCCAGTcgcattaatgaataataatacacactcggacttacaaaaaaatttgcGTAAGGTAGAATCAGCAAAAGCAACGGTAAATGAACGAAATAACACTCATAATTTTGATGCTCTTAAAGCAGAAATAGAATCTTTAAATCAAAAACTGGTAGAACAAAATGCTTTTGTTGCTaatcaattatcatataataataatggctatacaaataataatcgcaataattttaaaagatataattataataacaataataacaataaatatcagaattataatacaaatagagAAAGAAACTTTAACgactcaaataattttaagaataataaatttgatagaaataattattaccagtCAAATGAAAACGTTAATggtaaacaacattttaataacaggCAGTTCACGGGTAATCAAAATCGTAACacaggttttaaaaataataataattttcaacaacCACATaccatgaataatgttaataaaagtaaattttataattcactacaccaaagttatgataataaaaagtttaattgtTCAAATCAGCATTATAAgccagataataatatgaataatcatAATCAATCAAATCACTTACCCGAAAACACCAACCAAGGCCCTTACTCGGGTCAAAATAATGATTCatcgaataaaaaaacatttaataatcaaaaaaacatGTAA